The following coding sequences are from one Sander lucioperca isolate FBNREF2018 chromosome 2, SLUC_FBN_1.2, whole genome shotgun sequence window:
- the elovl1b gene encoding elongation of very long chain fatty acids protein 1b — protein sequence MLQEIQAMGSHAMDIYDYLLAGIDPRLKEYPLMQNPIPMSSILLCYLFFVMYLGPRIMANRKPFQLKEAMIVYNFTLVALSVFIVYEFLMSGWATTYTWRCDAVDTSDSPQALRMVRVAWLFWFSKIIELIDTMFFVLRKKHGQVTFLHIFHHSFMPWTWWWGVAYAPGGMGSFHAMVNSSVHVIMYFYYGLAAAGPRFQKFLWWKKYMTAIQLTQFVLVSLHATQYYFMDSCDYQFPMVLHLIWMYGTFFFVLFSNFWIQAYVKGKRLPKQDVKQCKNGTAVHTNGKHHENGINHGTSNGASNSSAPHENGSIHVSKMKKA from the exons ATGCTTCAAGAGATTCAGGCGATGGGCTCACATGCCATGGATATCTACGACTACCTCTTAGCGGGAATTG atccaCGGCTGAAGGAATATCCACTGATGCAGAATCCTATTCCCATGTCCTCAATATTGCTGTGTTACCTATTCTTTGTAATGTACCTTGGACCTCGCATAATGGCCAATCGAAAGCCCTTCCAGCTAAAGGAAGCCATGATAGTCTACAACTTCACGCTAGTGGCACTGTCAGTATTCATTGTCTACGAA TTCCTGATGTCTGGTTGGGCCACAACATATACCTGGCGATGTGATGCAGTTGATACGTCTGACAGTCCTCAAGCACTTCGA ATGGTCCGAGTGGCCTGGCTGTTCTGGTTCTCCAAGATTATTGAGCTCATCGACACA ATGTTCTTCGTTTTGAGGAAAAAGCACGGCCAGGTCACCTTCCTGCACATCTTCCACCACTCCTTTATGCCCTGGACCTGGTGGTGGGGAGTTGCCTATGCTCCTG GTGGAATGGGATCTTTTCATGCCATGGTGAATTCCTCCGTCCACGTCATCATGTATTTCTACTACGGCCTTGCTGCTGCTGGACCACGCTTCCAGAAGTTTTTGTGGTGGAAGAAATACATGACTGCCATTCAGCTG ACCCAGTTTGTCCTGGTATCTCTCCACGCTACCCAGTATTACTTCATGGACAGTTGTGACTATCAGTTCCCAATGGTGCTCCACCTCATCTGGATGTATGGAACCTTCTTCTTTGTGCTCTTCTCCAACTTCTGGATCCAAGCTTACGTGAAGGGTAAGCGGTTGCCAAAACAAGACGTAAAGCAGTGTAAGAACGGCACAGCTGTCCACACCAACGGCAAACACCACGAGAACGGCATTAACCACGGAACCAGCAACGGAGCCAGCAACAGCTCTGCTCCCCACGAAAATGGCAGCATTCACGTGAGCAAGATGAAGAAGGCCTAG